From Carassius gibelio isolate Cgi1373 ecotype wild population from Czech Republic chromosome B21, carGib1.2-hapl.c, whole genome shotgun sequence, the proteins below share one genomic window:
- the dub gene encoding duboraya isoform X1: MEERSVVKKRSVAELAGKFSCPVSHMTDAEVEHSVVKKRSVAELAGKFSCPVSHMTDAEVNKPVRRRPPRSLPLPAGNDAVQGQDEKGTETVSTRKNRNSALIEKLQASLTLSPTGPGVMKFPVQAFSPGSPGSPSSPPATVTPKEEETPASFESTAEGTVLKSINKGRARHSIKRRPPSRRHRKSSADEGGEEVDKTPTLDRTTPNGHEGDVFEGHKTSPDAESLSSKEQIEQETKDSEKPEPEEIVETVISEKEEGEEKTKPEDEEEKTKPEDEEEKTKPEDEEEKTKPEDKEEKTKPEEKTKPEDEEEKTKPEEKTKPEDKEEKIKPEDKEEKIKPEDKEEKSEDEPQLANSTEEKHEEPVKPQTEADTTDEKEEEQKEDEVNH; encoded by the exons ATGGAG GAGCGTTCTGTTGTAAAAAAGCGCTCTGTGGCTGAACTAGCTGGAAAATTCAGTTGTCCAGTATCCCATATGACAGACGCTGAAGTG GAGCATTCTGTTGTAAAAAAGCGCTCTGTGGCTGAACTAGCTGGAAAATTCAGTTGTCCAGTATCCCATATGACAGATGCTGAAGTG AACAAGCCTGTGAGGAGGAGACCCCCGCGCTCTCTGCCACTGCCTGCTGGTAATGACGCAGTTCAAGGCCAGGATGAG AAAGGAACTGAAACAGTATCAACCAGGAAGAACAGAAACTCTGCCCTCATTGAGAAACTGCAG GCCAGCCTTACGCTTTCTCCCACGGGTCCTGGGGTGATGAAGTTTCCGGTGCAGGCCTTCTCCCCCGGTTCCCCCGGCAGCCCCTCCAGTCCTCCTGCAACTGTCACACCTAAAGAAGAGGAGACTCCTGCCAGCTTTGAGAGTACCGCCGAGGGAACTGTTCTCAAAAGCATCAACAAG GGTAGAGCTCGACATTCCATCAAGCGGCGCCCGCCGTCTCGCCGGCACAGGAAGTCCAGTGCAGATGAAGGAGGAGAAGAGGTGGATAAAACACCCACCCTCGATCGAACGACTCCAAACGGGCACGAAGGAGACGTGTTTGAAGGACACAAGACCTCGCCAGATGCAGAATCTCTCTCCTCTAAAGAACAGATTGAGCAGGAAACTAAAGATTCTGAGAAGCCAGAACCAGAGGAAATAGTGGAGACTGTGATTTCAGAAAAAGAAGAGGGAGAGGAGAAAACTAAGccagaagacgaagaagagaaaaCTAAGccagaagacgaagaagagaaaaCTAAGccagaagacgaagaagagaaaaCTAAACCAGAAGACAAAGAAGAGAAAACAAAACCAGAAGAGAAAACAAAAccagaagacgaagaagagaaaacaaaaccagaagagaaaacaaaaccagaagacaaagaagagaaaataaaaccagaagacaaagaagagaaaataaaaccagaAGACAAAGAAGAGAAAAGTGAAGATGAACCACAGCTGGCTAACAGCACAGAAGAAAAACACGAAGAGCCAGTCAAACCACAAACAGAAGCCGACACAACCGATGAGAAAGAAGAGGAACAGAAAGAGGATGAAGTAAACCATTAG
- the dub gene encoding duboraya isoform X2, producing the protein MEEHSVVKKRSVAELAGKFSCPVSHMTDAEVNKPVRRRPPRSLPLPAGNDAVQGQDEKGTETVSTRKNRNSALIEKLQASLTLSPTGPGVMKFPVQAFSPGSPGSPSSPPATVTPKEEETPASFESTAEGTVLKSINKGRARHSIKRRPPSRRHRKSSADEGGEEVDKTPTLDRTTPNGHEGDVFEGHKTSPDAESLSSKEQIEQETKDSEKPEPEEIVETVISEKEEGEEKTKPEDEEEKTKPEDEEEKTKPEDEEEKTKPEDKEEKTKPEEKTKPEDEEEKTKPEEKTKPEDKEEKIKPEDKEEKIKPEDKEEKSEDEPQLANSTEEKHEEPVKPQTEADTTDEKEEEQKEDEVNH; encoded by the exons ATGGAG GAGCATTCTGTTGTAAAAAAGCGCTCTGTGGCTGAACTAGCTGGAAAATTCAGTTGTCCAGTATCCCATATGACAGATGCTGAAGTG AACAAGCCTGTGAGGAGGAGACCCCCGCGCTCTCTGCCACTGCCTGCTGGTAATGACGCAGTTCAAGGCCAGGATGAG AAAGGAACTGAAACAGTATCAACCAGGAAGAACAGAAACTCTGCCCTCATTGAGAAACTGCAG GCCAGCCTTACGCTTTCTCCCACGGGTCCTGGGGTGATGAAGTTTCCGGTGCAGGCCTTCTCCCCCGGTTCCCCCGGCAGCCCCTCCAGTCCTCCTGCAACTGTCACACCTAAAGAAGAGGAGACTCCTGCCAGCTTTGAGAGTACCGCCGAGGGAACTGTTCTCAAAAGCATCAACAAG GGTAGAGCTCGACATTCCATCAAGCGGCGCCCGCCGTCTCGCCGGCACAGGAAGTCCAGTGCAGATGAAGGAGGAGAAGAGGTGGATAAAACACCCACCCTCGATCGAACGACTCCAAACGGGCACGAAGGAGACGTGTTTGAAGGACACAAGACCTCGCCAGATGCAGAATCTCTCTCCTCTAAAGAACAGATTGAGCAGGAAACTAAAGATTCTGAGAAGCCAGAACCAGAGGAAATAGTGGAGACTGTGATTTCAGAAAAAGAAGAGGGAGAGGAGAAAACTAAGccagaagacgaagaagagaaaaCTAAGccagaagacgaagaagagaaaaCTAAGccagaagacgaagaagagaaaaCTAAACCAGAAGACAAAGAAGAGAAAACAAAACCAGAAGAGAAAACAAAAccagaagacgaagaagagaaaacaaaaccagaagagaaaacaaaaccagaagacaaagaagagaaaataaaaccagaagacaaagaagagaaaataaaaccagaAGACAAAGAAGAGAAAAGTGAAGATGAACCACAGCTGGCTAACAGCACAGAAGAAAAACACGAAGAGCCAGTCAAACCACAAACAGAAGCCGACACAACCGATGAGAAAGAAGAGGAACAGAAAGAGGATGAAGTAAACCATTAG
- the LOC127986535 gene encoding probable dolichyl pyrophosphate Glc1Man9GlcNAc2 alpha-1,3-glucosyltransferase, which produces MAAPMTNDQRFFIALALGVSFLKCLLINAYHSTDFEVHRNWLALTHSLPVSQWYHEATSEWTLDYPPLFALFEYGLSHIARFFDKEMLVVQNLSYASPATILFQRLSVIVADVLFFYAVKECCRCLREDKGKDLQGKPSFILTVLLLWNFGLLIVDHIHFQYNGFLFGVLLLSIARHFQNRHFEGALLFSILLNLKHIYLYIAPAYGVYLLRCFCFTQSNADGSVQWRSFSVMRLVTLGTIVLSTFAVSFGPFIALGQLPQVLSRLFPFKRGLCHAYWAPNIWALYNIADKAFSILGVKFKLLDINKFPKASMTGGLVQEFQHSVLPSVSPLATLVCTVLSILPALFRIWHRPNGARGFLRCLVICALGSFMFGWHVHEKAILMAILPLSLLAVESREDARIFLILSITGHYSLFPLLFTTQELPIKIFLMLLFTIFSLTSLKTLFRKGGALLKPLEVMYLLGLIPLELICEFVYPLTVWKKTFPFLPLMLTSVYCALGVSYAFIRLYISLLTCSDNSKKMKMQ; this is translated from the exons ATGGCTGCTCCCATGACTAACGATCAGCGCTTTTTTATTGCTCTGGCTCTCGGAGTTTCATTTCTCAAGTGTCTTTTGATAAACGCCTA CCATTCTACGGACTTTGAAGTGCATAGGAACTGGCTCGCCCTGACTCACAGTCTGCCAGTATCACAGTGGTATCATGAG gCTACGTCTGAGTGGACATTGGATTATCCTCCCCTGTTTGCTTTGTTTGAATATGGACTCTCTCATATTGCCAGGTTTTTTGATAAGGAGATGCTGGTTGTTCAGAACCTGAGTTATGCAAGTCCAGCCACAATCCTGTTCCAAAGACTGTCAGTCATCGTGGCTGATGTGCTCTTCTTTTATGCAGTTAAAGA ATGCTGCAGATGTTTGCGAGAAGACAAAGGAAAGGACCTCCAGGGAAAGCCATCTTTTATCCTGACAGTGTTGTTGCTGTGGAACTTTGGTCTTCTAATTGTTGATC ATATTCATTTCCAATATAACGGATTCCTTTTTGGAGTTCTTCTTTTATCAATAGCAAGACATTTCCAG AATAGACATTTTGAAGGAGCCTTGctgttttcaatacttttaaactTGAAGCATATATATCTATACATCGCACCTGCATACGGTGTCTACCTGCTGAGATGTTTTTGTTTCACCCAGAGCAATGCAG ATGGATCTGTGCAGTGGAGAAGTTTCAGTGTTATGCGCCTTGTAACTCTAGGAACTATTGTCTTGTCTACTTTCGCAGTGTCATTTGGACCCTTTATAGCACTG GGTCAGCTTCCACAAGTCCTGTCACGTCTCTTCCCTTTCAAGCGTGGTCTGTGTCATGCGTACTGGGCACCAAACATCTGGGCACTTTACAATATAGCAGATAAAGCTTTTTCCATCCTGG GTGTGAAATTCAAACTGCTTGATATTAACAAGTTTCCCAAGGCCTCAATGACAGGTGGTCTGGTTCAGGAGTTTCAGCACTCGGTGCTTCCTTCGGTCTCTCCTTTAGCAACCCTTGTTTGTACGGTACTCTCAATATTG CCTGCACTTTTCAGGATATGGCATCGACCTAATGGAGCGAGAGGATTCTTGCGCTGCCTTGTCATCTGTGCCCTTGGATCCTTTATGTTTGGTTGGCATGTGCATGAGAAAGCAATTCTGATGGCCATACTTCCTTTAAG TTTGCTCGCTGTAGAGAGTAGAGAGGATGCCAGGATTTTTCTAATCCTCAGTATAACCGGTCATTATTCTCTATTTCCACTCCTCTTCACAACCCAAG AGTTGCCCATCAAAATATTTCTCATGTTGCTGTTTACAATCTTCAGTCTCACTTCTTTAAAAACGCTATTCAG GAAGGGCGGTGCTCTGTTGAAGCCGCTGGAAGTGATGTATCTCTTGGGCCTGATTCCTCTTGAGCTGATCTGTGAGTTTGTTTACCCGCTGACAGTCTGGAAGAAGACATTTCCCTTCCTCCCGCTCATGCTCACCTCCGTTTACTGTGCTCTGGGAGTGTCATATGCCTTCATCAGACTATACATTTCACTCCTGACATGTTCAGACAACAGTAAAAAGATGAAAATGCAGTGA
- the dub gene encoding duboraya isoform X3: MEERSVVKKRSVAELAGKFSCPVSHMTDAEVNKPVRRRPPRSLPLPAGNDAVQGQDEKGTETVSTRKNRNSALIEKLQASLTLSPTGPGVMKFPVQAFSPGSPGSPSSPPATVTPKEEETPASFESTAEGTVLKSINKGRARHSIKRRPPSRRHRKSSADEGGEEVDKTPTLDRTTPNGHEGDVFEGHKTSPDAESLSSKEQIEQETKDSEKPEPEEIVETVISEKEEGEEKTKPEDEEEKTKPEDEEEKTKPEDEEEKTKPEDKEEKTKPEEKTKPEDEEEKTKPEEKTKPEDKEEKIKPEDKEEKIKPEDKEEKSEDEPQLANSTEEKHEEPVKPQTEADTTDEKEEEQKEDEVNH; the protein is encoded by the exons ATGGAG GAGCGTTCTGTTGTAAAAAAGCGCTCTGTGGCTGAACTAGCTGGAAAATTCAGTTGTCCAGTATCCCATATGACAGACGCTGAAGTG AACAAGCCTGTGAGGAGGAGACCCCCGCGCTCTCTGCCACTGCCTGCTGGTAATGACGCAGTTCAAGGCCAGGATGAG AAAGGAACTGAAACAGTATCAACCAGGAAGAACAGAAACTCTGCCCTCATTGAGAAACTGCAG GCCAGCCTTACGCTTTCTCCCACGGGTCCTGGGGTGATGAAGTTTCCGGTGCAGGCCTTCTCCCCCGGTTCCCCCGGCAGCCCCTCCAGTCCTCCTGCAACTGTCACACCTAAAGAAGAGGAGACTCCTGCCAGCTTTGAGAGTACCGCCGAGGGAACTGTTCTCAAAAGCATCAACAAG GGTAGAGCTCGACATTCCATCAAGCGGCGCCCGCCGTCTCGCCGGCACAGGAAGTCCAGTGCAGATGAAGGAGGAGAAGAGGTGGATAAAACACCCACCCTCGATCGAACGACTCCAAACGGGCACGAAGGAGACGTGTTTGAAGGACACAAGACCTCGCCAGATGCAGAATCTCTCTCCTCTAAAGAACAGATTGAGCAGGAAACTAAAGATTCTGAGAAGCCAGAACCAGAGGAAATAGTGGAGACTGTGATTTCAGAAAAAGAAGAGGGAGAGGAGAAAACTAAGccagaagacgaagaagagaaaaCTAAGccagaagacgaagaagagaaaaCTAAGccagaagacgaagaagagaaaaCTAAACCAGAAGACAAAGAAGAGAAAACAAAACCAGAAGAGAAAACAAAAccagaagacgaagaagagaaaacaaaaccagaagagaaaacaaaaccagaagacaaagaagagaaaataaaaccagaagacaaagaagagaaaataaaaccagaAGACAAAGAAGAGAAAAGTGAAGATGAACCACAGCTGGCTAACAGCACAGAAGAAAAACACGAAGAGCCAGTCAAACCACAAACAGAAGCCGACACAACCGATGAGAAAGAAGAGGAACAGAAAGAGGATGAAGTAAACCATTAG
- the guca1d gene encoding guanylate cyclase activator 1d, with amino-acid sequence MGNTHTSMEDILAEDMHHWYNKFMRESPSGLITLFELKSILGLQGMNEDANSYVDQVFFTFDMDGDGYINFVEYIAAISLMLKGEINQKLKWYFKLFDQDGNGKIDKDELETIFTAIQDITRNRDIVPEEVVALIFEKIDVNGEGELTLEEFIEGAKDHPDIMDMLKKLMDLTPVLVIIIEGRQKPINGS; translated from the exons ATggggaacacacacacaagtatggAAGACATCCTCGCTGAGGACATGCACCACTGGTATAACAAATTCATGCGGGAGTCTCCATCAGGTCTGATCACACTTTTTGAACTCAAGTCCATCCTGGGACTGCAGGGGATGAATGAGGATGCCAACAGTTATGTGGACCAAGTGTTCTTCACTTTCGACATGGATGGG GATGGATACATCAATTTTGTGGAATATATCGCTGCTATCAGCTTAATGCTCAAGGGAGAAATCAACCAGAAGCTCAAATGGTACTTTAAACTTTTTGACCAGGATGGCAACGGAAAAATTGACAAGGATGAATTGGAAACAATATTTACT GCTATACAAGACATTACAAGAAATCGTGACATTGTGCCAGAGGAAGTAGTGGCTCTTATATTTGAAAAGATTGATGTTAACGGAGAAG GGGAACTGACGCTCGAGGAGTTCATTGAAGGAGCCAAAGATCATCCTGACATTATGGATATGCTGAAGAAATTGATGGACCTCACCCCAGTCCTGGTCATTATTATTGAAGGGCGACAGAAACCAATCAATGGGAGTTAG
- the LOC127986430 gene encoding cysteinyl leukotriene receptor 2-like, whose protein sequence is MNASDPELSCLSPNNTDDFKHQVYPAAYVLIFVLGLAGHALSVCIFFSQWRTQKSFTPVNLLMVNLLVSDLMLVSSLPLRVSYYILKSHWIFGHITCKLISYVYYLNMYSSVYFLVALNILRYLALVRPYMYIRIQRHYVAGIVCALIWLLMGLGCSPLLFTERKDNDLHSFRCLELAEDNVDKLLLINNVTFPVGFVLPLVVIIFSSVLVARNLLRPSPALGRTRPCRKKACALVIISLGIFLVCFLPYHVVRTIFLITENQVQNDTYKDSCNYILVVRKAAVIAHCLCTANSCLDPVLFFFVGENSRSVFAKWTGGRKPSACTAGRNLQQEELHVLQN, encoded by the coding sequence ATGAATGCGTCTGATCCAGAGCTCTCCTGTTTGAGCCCCAACAACACTGATGACTTCAAACACCAAGTGTATCCTGCAGCATACGTTCTCATTTTTGTCCTGGGACTCGCCGGTCACGCTTTATCGGTCTGCATCTTCTTCAGCCAATGGAGGACCCAGAAGAGTTTCACTCCAGTCAACTTGTTAATGGTGAACCTGTTGGTCTCAGACCTGATGCTGGTGTCCTCTCTGCCCCTGAGAGTCTCGTACTACATACTGAAATCTCACTGGATCTTTGGTCACATCACCTGTAAACTCATCTCATACGTCTATTATCTGAATATGTACAGCTCTGTGTATTTCCTAGTGGCCCTGAACATCTTGCGTTACCTGGCGCTGGTGCGACCGTACATGTACATTCGCATACAGAGGCACTACGTCGCAGGTATCGTGTGTGCTCTCATTTGGCTCTTGATGGGTTTAGGCTGCAGTCCGCTGTTGTTCACTGAGAGAAAAGATAATGACCTACACAGTTTTCGGTGTTTGGAGCTGGCAGAAGACAATGTGGATAAATTGCTCCTTATCAACAACGTTACGTTTCCAGTGGGCTTTGTGTTGCCTTTGGTGGTTATCATTTTCTCCTCGGTCTTGGTTGCGAGGAACCTTCTGAGGCCTAGTCCTGCTCTCGGTAGGACCAGACCTTGCAGGAAGAAGGCTTGTGCTCTGGTCATCATCAGCCTTGGGATCTTTCTGGTGTGCTTTTTGCCGTATCACGTAGTGCGGACAATCTTCTTAATCACCGAGAATCAGGTCCAGAATGATACATACAAAGACTCGTGTAACTATATTTTGGTAGTCCGGAAGGCTGCCGTCATAGCGCATTGCTTGTGCACGGCTAACAGTTGTCTGGATCCTGTCCTCTTCTTCTTTGTTGGGGAAAATTCCCGATCGGTCTTTGCTAAATGGACAGGAGGAAGAAAACCCAGCGCTTGCACTGCAGGGAGAAATCTACAGCAGGAAGAGTTGCATGTTTTGCAGAACTGA